The following proteins come from a genomic window of Heyndrickxia acidicola:
- a CDS encoding YoaK family protein: MAARVPRLTSESLHLGILLAIVGGYLDSYTFLSRGGVFANAQTGNIVLLGIKIAQGNWTQALLHIPPILAFVLGVGVVESFKSPRMKKLFKLPARAILLLEIAVLIIVGMLPEGIPNIIVTVVISFVASLQVSSFRKLITWSYNTTMTTGNLRTATQAAYRAMMEKNKEAAGQALKFYTIIGSFLFGALGGGILTMHLENRAIWIAAVLLVCAFLLLESNQRIEKEKK; the protein is encoded by the coding sequence ATGGCTGCGAGGGTGCCGAGGCTGACATCTGAATCCCTGCATCTAGGAATCTTGCTTGCGATTGTTGGAGGATATCTGGATTCTTATACCTTTTTAAGCAGAGGGGGCGTGTTTGCAAATGCCCAAACCGGCAATATCGTGTTGCTTGGAATCAAGATTGCCCAAGGCAATTGGACACAGGCACTCCTTCATATTCCGCCTATACTGGCATTCGTCCTCGGTGTCGGGGTCGTGGAAAGCTTTAAAAGTCCCCGTATGAAAAAGCTGTTCAAGCTCCCTGCACGTGCCATCTTGCTGCTTGAAATCGCTGTATTGATTATAGTTGGCATGCTGCCTGAGGGTATTCCGAATATCATTGTTACGGTGGTGATTTCCTTTGTCGCATCGCTTCAGGTATCATCCTTTAGAAAGCTGATTACCTGGTCCTATAATACAACAATGACTACTGGAAACCTTAGGACCGCTACTCAAGCTGCATATCGGGCCATGATGGAAAAAAATAAAGAAGCAGCCGGACAGGCTCTTAAATTCTACACCATTATTGGCTCTTTCTTATTCGGTGCGTTAGGCGGAGGAATTTTGACTATGCATTTGGAAAACCGCGCTATTTGGATAGCCGCTGTTCTGCTTGTATGTGCCTTCCTTTTGTTAGAATCGAATCAGCGTATAGAAAAAGAGAAGAAATAG
- a CDS encoding PAS domain-containing protein: protein MAEQHSILNHDWELLVQALNASQSGIVITDPDLDDNPIIYVNEGFTRITGYEAEDILGKNCRFLQGQLTKNDDVKKIKQTLENFTSVSLTLLNYRKDGEIFYNQLTIDPVYNDKEQKYYFFGVQKDITNEVLYQQRLGDALAEIEQLSTPIVPLEEGISIVPLIGILSDKLVDILFSTLASYKALSSHHTLLIDLSGLVSYLR, encoded by the coding sequence ATGGCTGAACAACACTCTATTCTAAATCACGACTGGGAATTATTAGTGCAGGCTTTGAATGCCTCGCAAAGCGGAATTGTCATTACTGATCCGGATTTGGATGACAATCCGATTATTTATGTCAATGAGGGGTTCACCCGGATTACTGGGTATGAAGCGGAGGACATTCTGGGAAAAAACTGCCGGTTTTTACAAGGGCAGCTTACAAAGAACGATGATGTAAAAAAGATCAAGCAGACACTGGAGAATTTCACATCCGTCTCTCTGACTCTATTAAATTATCGTAAAGACGGCGAGATTTTCTATAACCAATTGACAATCGATCCTGTCTATAATGATAAAGAACAAAAATATTATTTTTTCGGAGTTCAAAAAGATATTACCAATGAAGTTCTGTACCAGCAAAGGCTTGGTGATGCATTGGCTGAAATCGAACAATTATCCACACCCATTGTTCCACTCGAAGAAGGGATTTCCATTGTTCCCTTGATAGGAATTCTATCAGATAAACTGGTAGACATCCTCTTTTCTACCTTAGCCAGCTATAAGGCTTTGAGTAGCCACCATACTCTTTTAATTGATCTTTCCGGCTTAGTTAGTTACCTACGATGA
- a CDS encoding Lrp/AsnC family transcriptional regulator: MDSTDRRIVEELSACGRITMKELGKKVHLTGQAAAARVLKLEAEGFIEGYTVRINELKMGYNVHCFINIYTKGMEHTDYLSFLKEHPSNVIHNFKISGEGCYLLECRFHSPADLNSFLNELNQLANYKLSIVIDR; encoded by the coding sequence ATGGACAGCACAGACAGAAGAATAGTAGAAGAATTATCGGCTTGCGGACGAATCACCATGAAGGAGCTGGGCAAAAAGGTTCATTTAACGGGGCAGGCCGCTGCAGCCAGAGTCTTAAAGCTTGAAGCAGAAGGCTTTATTGAAGGATATACGGTTAGAATCAACGAACTGAAAATGGGCTACAACGTTCATTGTTTTATCAATATTTATACGAAAGGCATGGAGCACACAGATTACCTATCCTTTTTAAAAGAACACCCTTCAAATGTCATTCATAATTTTAAAATCAGCGGTGAAGGATGCTATCTTCTCGAATGCCGTTTTCACTCCCCAGCAGATCTCAATTCTTTTTTAAACGAGCTGAACCAGCTTGCAAACTACAAGCTTTCGATTGTCATTGACAGATGA
- a CDS encoding MBL fold metallo-hydrolase, producing the protein MNIRLIRNATLVLDYADKRFLIDPFLAEKGSMPPFSNTPNQEKANPLVPLPLPIDEIIQADAVLVTHLHPDHFDQTAIHALPKDIAIFTQNQADAETVRGYGFVNVGDLQKTVHLGEIKIQRTNGQHGIGEITKRTGKVSGLIFKHPDEKTLYVAGDTIWCQDVEEAIQQSKPQIIVVNGGAAQYLEGGHITMTKEDIYKTQQAAPAAKIVVVHMESLNHCLLSRDELKAFIEDKGLSKSILLPDDGEGYSF; encoded by the coding sequence ATGAATATTAGATTAATAAGAAATGCCACACTTGTTCTAGACTATGCCGACAAGAGGTTTTTAATTGATCCTTTTTTGGCTGAAAAAGGTTCTATGCCCCCTTTTTCCAATACTCCTAATCAGGAGAAAGCCAATCCGCTTGTTCCGCTGCCTTTACCTATAGATGAAATTATACAGGCCGATGCGGTCTTGGTGACACATTTGCACCCAGACCATTTTGACCAAACAGCAATACATGCACTCCCAAAAGATATAGCTATCTTTACACAAAATCAGGCTGATGCAGAAACGGTTAGGGGATATGGATTTGTCAATGTAGGAGATCTGCAAAAAACGGTTCATTTAGGAGAGATAAAAATACAGAGAACGAATGGACAGCATGGGATAGGGGAGATCACGAAAAGGACCGGAAAAGTCTCAGGGCTCATTTTTAAGCATCCTGATGAAAAGACTTTGTATGTGGCTGGGGATACGATCTGGTGCCAGGATGTCGAGGAGGCGATCCAACAATCAAAACCTCAGATCATTGTCGTGAATGGAGGTGCTGCACAGTACTTAGAGGGAGGACACATTACCATGACAAAAGAAGATATTTATAAAACCCAGCAAGCTGCACCCGCTGCCAAAATCGTCGTGGTTCATATGGAGTCGCTTAACCACTGTTTATTATCAAGGGATGAATTGAAAGCATTTATTGAAGACAAAGGCCTTTCGAAAAGCATTCTGCTACCGGATGACGGGGAAGGCTATTCGTTTTAA